Proteins encoded together in one Antricoccus suffuscus window:
- a CDS encoding ABC transporter ATP-binding protein, protein MSASSSTVLDIRNLTVTYPNGFQAVRGIDLQVEDGESVAIVGESGCGKTTCIRAVLGLLGPRTTITGVLGLQGTDLNGMTAKTRRPYLGPQIGYVAQDPYSACDPLRTVGHHVAEPWRMHGIDLPRGEVARRLEHVGIPDADRRSRQYPHQWSGGMLQRATIVASTALDPILTLADEPTSALDADLADGVMHVLRERSRSLLFVTHDLALAAAHADRIVVIDRGTIIETGPSAAVVAAPAHERTRSLLEASKYGGHHLRGESLRTDHPVVRGEGLMKSYRTHGSEHRAVDRISIDIAEGEIVGIAGPSGSGKSTLLRLIAGTERPDAGQIRYGAAGEDSPRPGTIMPIFQDPVGSLDQRWPLWRSITEPLTADRRSRPRRAERKSLAREALDDVGLSAIPVTAHPSQLSVGQCQRVAIARAVVASPALVVADEPTASLDATTATEIINVLSQVSARGTAIVLVSHDLRLLEAIAGRVLTVHDGRLVEPDRAGRTP, encoded by the coding sequence ATGAGCGCGTCGTCGTCGACCGTGCTCGATATCCGGAATCTCACCGTCACCTATCCGAACGGCTTCCAGGCCGTACGCGGGATCGACCTTCAGGTCGAAGACGGCGAGTCAGTAGCCATCGTCGGCGAGTCCGGCTGCGGCAAGACCACCTGCATCCGCGCCGTCCTCGGATTGCTCGGTCCTCGTACGACGATCACCGGGGTCCTCGGCCTACAAGGTACCGATCTCAACGGGATGACTGCCAAGACGCGGCGGCCTTACCTCGGACCGCAGATCGGCTACGTCGCGCAGGATCCCTACTCGGCCTGCGATCCCTTGCGCACTGTCGGACACCATGTCGCCGAACCGTGGCGGATGCACGGGATCGACCTTCCCCGAGGAGAGGTCGCGCGGCGCTTGGAGCACGTCGGTATCCCTGATGCGGATCGTCGCAGCCGGCAATATCCGCACCAATGGTCCGGCGGAATGCTGCAACGCGCGACTATCGTGGCCAGCACCGCCCTCGACCCCATTCTCACGCTGGCCGACGAGCCAACGAGCGCGCTGGACGCCGACCTCGCCGACGGGGTCATGCACGTGCTCCGAGAACGCAGTCGTTCACTGCTGTTCGTGACGCACGATCTGGCTCTTGCCGCCGCGCACGCTGACCGGATCGTGGTCATCGACCGTGGCACGATCATCGAGACCGGACCGTCCGCTGCGGTCGTCGCCGCTCCGGCGCATGAGCGGACACGGTCACTGCTCGAAGCATCGAAGTACGGCGGTCACCATCTTCGCGGCGAAAGTCTGCGTACCGACCATCCGGTTGTCCGCGGTGAAGGCCTGATGAAGTCGTATCGTACGCACGGCAGCGAGCACCGTGCCGTCGATCGGATCAGCATCGATATCGCTGAAGGCGAGATAGTCGGGATCGCCGGACCGTCCGGTTCCGGCAAGTCGACCCTGTTACGTCTCATCGCCGGGACAGAACGCCCCGACGCCGGCCAGATCCGGTACGGCGCCGCCGGCGAGGACTCCCCTCGTCCGGGGACCATCATGCCGATCTTCCAAGATCCGGTCGGTTCACTCGACCAACGGTGGCCACTCTGGCGGAGCATCACCGAACCACTTACCGCCGACCGACGCTCTCGTCCACGCCGCGCGGAGCGCAAGTCGCTCGCGCGTGAGGCCCTCGACGACGTGGGGCTCTCGGCGATACCAGTGACGGCGCACCCGAGCCAACTGTCGGTCGGGCAGTGCCAACGGGTGGCGATCGCTCGCGCCGTGGTCGCCAGTCCCGCGTTGGTCGTCGCCGACGAGCCGACCGCAAGCCTCGATGCCACCACGGCCACCGAGATCATCAACGTGCTCAGTCAGGTGAGCGCGCGCGGCACGGCGATCGTTCTGGTCAGTCACGATCTACGACTTCTAGAAGCCATTGCCGGCCGCGTGCTTACCGTCCACGACGGTCGCCTGGTCGAGCCCGACCGAGCAGGAAGAACGCCGTGA
- a CDS encoding ABC transporter substrate-binding protein yields MRVVTVVRRIIGILVTTALVGGLAACATGDAAGSGEKPTTLTLATGFAIDDVDPLENGFWGNEFGWSELLMRPVLGADPKPWILKSLDNVDDLTWKLTLNKGVHFQNGDPLDAKALADVMQYSLSEVAGLKSIAGTTVKPTGDLEVTLTTPQPTPNLPFLLADESKFVIFDLPAYLKAKGDPQKLIDAKLYTGPYVVQKLDTQTMTMKADPDYWGGTPALKSVTVKFIEEAQSRILAVQKGEVDLALYPPTDAAKNLNGRKDSYWVTGTPKGPTFQFQLNQKTGPLTDVKVRKAVLSAINYKEIANDVMNGLYEVSNGMYSPKAAYYEPMFKTDTKATDKLLTGAGYAKGSDGMYAKDGNPLTLTVLTYPQQPDSGTLGVAVQSELKTAGIGVEIQQVPDTDEAMQDPSVKWNAAIVGNGTTSFPGDPISSLQNYFVTDGPSNYSGISDPNLDALVSKLATTMDTTERDDLLKQIQAAVGDGAYMGFLGMRVPGVVAGPKWKNYKVPTANLWVDASTTAGS; encoded by the coding sequence ATGCGTGTAGTTACAGTTGTCCGTCGGATCATCGGGATCCTCGTTACAACCGCACTTGTCGGCGGTCTAGCCGCGTGTGCGACCGGCGATGCGGCCGGTTCGGGAGAGAAGCCCACGACGCTGACGCTGGCGACCGGGTTCGCTATCGACGACGTCGACCCGCTTGAGAACGGGTTCTGGGGAAACGAGTTCGGGTGGAGCGAGCTGCTCATGCGGCCCGTCCTCGGCGCCGATCCCAAGCCATGGATCCTCAAGAGCCTCGACAACGTCGACGACCTGACCTGGAAGCTCACCCTCAACAAGGGGGTGCATTTCCAGAACGGCGACCCACTCGACGCGAAGGCGCTGGCCGACGTCATGCAGTACTCGTTGTCCGAGGTCGCTGGGCTGAAGTCAATCGCCGGTACAACCGTCAAGCCCACCGGCGACCTAGAGGTCACGCTCACGACTCCGCAGCCGACACCAAACCTTCCGTTCTTGCTCGCCGATGAGTCGAAGTTCGTGATCTTCGACCTCCCCGCCTACCTCAAGGCGAAGGGCGACCCGCAGAAGCTCATCGACGCCAAGCTCTACACCGGCCCGTACGTCGTACAGAAGCTCGATACCCAGACGATGACGATGAAGGCCGACCCGGACTACTGGGGCGGCACTCCAGCGCTGAAGTCGGTGACCGTCAAGTTCATCGAAGAGGCCCAGTCACGGATTCTCGCCGTACAGAAAGGCGAAGTGGACCTCGCGCTCTATCCACCGACGGATGCGGCCAAAAACCTGAACGGTCGCAAGGACTCGTACTGGGTCACCGGTACGCCGAAAGGGCCGACGTTTCAATTCCAGCTCAACCAGAAAACCGGGCCGTTGACGGACGTGAAGGTCCGGAAGGCCGTATTGTCGGCGATCAACTACAAGGAGATCGCGAACGACGTCATGAACGGGCTGTACGAAGTCTCGAATGGGATGTATTCGCCCAAGGCCGCGTACTACGAGCCGATGTTCAAGACCGACACCAAGGCCACCGACAAGCTCCTCACGGGTGCCGGTTACGCCAAGGGCTCGGACGGGATGTACGCCAAAGACGGTAATCCACTGACGTTGACCGTCCTGACCTATCCGCAGCAGCCCGACTCGGGCACCCTCGGCGTCGCGGTCCAGTCGGAGCTGAAGACCGCCGGGATCGGCGTCGAGATCCAGCAGGTGCCCGACACCGACGAAGCGATGCAGGACCCGTCGGTCAAATGGAACGCCGCGATCGTCGGTAACGGGACGACCTCCTTCCCAGGCGATCCCATCAGCTCGCTGCAGAACTACTTCGTCACCGACGGCCCAAGCAACTACTCCGGCATCAGCGATCCCAATCTCGACGCTCTTGTGTCGAAGTTGGCGACCACGATGGACACCACCGAGCGCGATGACCTCCTCAAGCAGATCCAAGCTGCGGTGGGAGACGGCGCTTACATGGGTTTCCTCGGCATGCGGGTCCCGGGCGTCGTCGCCGGCCCGAAGTGGAAGAACTACAAGGTACCGACGGCGAACCTGTGGGTAGACGCATCGACGACCGCCGGTTCGTGA
- a CDS encoding cysteine desulfurase family protein translates to MIYLDAAATTAVRREVLEAMWPYLTGDFGNPSSHHEIGNRASVALEKARATVARYVGARPTEIVFTGGGTEADNLAIKGVSLATPRARHIVTSPIEHPAVLESCDYLRRHHAFQIDYVPVDHTGMVDLDALADLVTPSSTLVSIMMANNEIGTVQPIGAISKICRAVGVPLHSDAVQAVGSLPIHVRDLGLDALSLSGHKLGAPKGIGALYVRGRVQLEPVLHGGGQERGARSGTENVAAAVGLATALGLASPAVADLFEVRDVFIDGVLQSVPGAVLTGHRTSRLAGNASFCFPGTSGESVLLRLEESGIVCSSGSACAAGSDEPSHVLTAVGIEREVAQTAVRFTFGADFSREQAEFVVRALREAITTLAPAHP, encoded by the coding sequence GTGATCTATCTCGACGCCGCCGCGACGACCGCCGTACGCCGCGAGGTCCTCGAGGCGATGTGGCCCTACCTGACCGGCGACTTCGGCAACCCGTCGAGCCATCACGAGATCGGGAACCGGGCATCGGTCGCGCTTGAAAAGGCGCGCGCGACGGTAGCGCGGTACGTCGGAGCACGACCCACCGAAATCGTGTTTACGGGCGGGGGCACGGAGGCAGACAACCTTGCGATCAAAGGGGTCTCGCTGGCCACGCCTCGTGCGCGGCACATCGTCACGTCTCCGATCGAGCATCCCGCAGTACTCGAGTCGTGCGACTACCTACGGCGCCATCACGCCTTCCAGATCGACTATGTGCCAGTCGATCACACGGGGATGGTCGACCTTGACGCGCTCGCCGATCTGGTAACACCTTCGAGCACTCTGGTATCGATCATGATGGCGAACAACGAGATCGGCACGGTACAACCGATCGGCGCTATATCCAAGATCTGCCGGGCCGTCGGCGTACCGCTGCACAGTGACGCCGTCCAGGCCGTCGGTTCGCTGCCGATCCACGTGCGCGACCTCGGACTCGACGCGCTCAGCCTGTCCGGGCACAAGCTCGGTGCCCCCAAAGGCATCGGCGCGCTCTACGTGCGAGGACGAGTGCAACTCGAGCCGGTCCTACATGGCGGCGGCCAGGAGCGTGGCGCACGGTCCGGCACCGAAAACGTTGCCGCGGCCGTCGGCCTGGCCACCGCGCTCGGGCTCGCCTCGCCCGCCGTCGCAGACTTGTTCGAGGTGCGCGACGTTTTCATCGACGGCGTACTGCAGTCGGTGCCCGGCGCGGTGCTGACCGGACACCGGACGTCACGCCTCGCCGGCAACGCGTCGTTTTGCTTCCCCGGCACAAGCGGCGAGTCGGTGTTGCTGCGGCTCGAGGAGTCCGGCATCGTCTGTTCGTCCGGTTCGGCCTGCGCCGCCGGCAGCGACGAACCCTCGCACGTGCTGACGGCCGTCGGCATCGAACGAGAGGTGGCACAGACCGCCGTCCGGTTCACCTTTGGCGCCGATTTCAGCCGCGAGCAGGCGGAATTCGTCGTGCGCGCACTGCGAGAAGCGATCACCACCCTCGCCCCGGCCCATCCGTGA
- a CDS encoding acyl-CoA dehydrogenase family protein, with translation MQFDEDEDITSIRGAIRDVCKSFDDEYWRARDEQHEFPWDFYKAMADGGWVGIAIPEEYGGGGRGISEASVILEEVAASGAAMNGASAIHLSIFGMNPVAKHGSAQMREKYLPKVAAGDLHVAFGVTEPDAGTDTTSITTRAVKDGDHYVVHGQKVWTTKAQDSDKVLLLCRTTPLAECKRRTDGMSLLLADLQNPQVDIQPINKIGRNAVASCEVRYDGLKVDADDLVGEEGRGFSYLLDGLNPERILIASEALGIGKLALKTAVNYANDRRVFGRSIGQNQGIAFPLAEAHMRLHAAELAVREAAWRYDAGMPCGEQANSAKFLASDAAFFAADRAMQTHGGFSFAKEYNVGRYWTESRLMKIAPVSQEMVMNYVSEHVLGLPRSY, from the coding sequence ATGCAGTTCGATGAAGACGAAGACATCACCAGCATCCGCGGGGCGATTCGAGATGTGTGCAAGTCATTCGACGATGAGTACTGGCGTGCCCGCGATGAGCAGCACGAGTTTCCGTGGGACTTCTACAAGGCGATGGCCGACGGCGGATGGGTCGGCATCGCGATCCCCGAGGAGTACGGCGGTGGCGGGCGCGGGATTAGCGAAGCCTCCGTAATCCTGGAAGAAGTCGCCGCCTCTGGCGCCGCAATGAACGGCGCGAGCGCGATTCACCTGTCGATCTTCGGCATGAATCCGGTGGCTAAGCACGGCTCCGCGCAGATGCGAGAGAAGTACCTGCCGAAAGTCGCAGCCGGCGACCTGCACGTCGCTTTTGGGGTCACTGAGCCCGATGCCGGCACAGACACGACCTCGATCACGACGCGCGCAGTCAAGGACGGCGATCACTACGTCGTACACGGTCAGAAGGTCTGGACCACCAAGGCGCAGGACAGCGACAAGGTCCTCCTGCTGTGCCGTACGACGCCCCTGGCCGAGTGCAAGCGGCGTACCGATGGCATGTCGCTGCTCCTTGCCGACCTGCAGAACCCTCAGGTCGATATCCAGCCCATCAACAAGATCGGGCGCAACGCGGTCGCCTCCTGCGAGGTGCGGTACGACGGCCTCAAGGTTGACGCCGACGACCTGGTCGGCGAGGAAGGGCGCGGGTTCTCCTACCTACTCGACGGGCTCAACCCGGAGCGCATCCTGATCGCGTCCGAGGCGCTCGGCATCGGCAAGCTTGCGCTCAAGACCGCTGTCAACTACGCCAACGATCGCCGCGTGTTCGGCCGCTCCATCGGCCAAAACCAAGGCATCGCGTTTCCGCTCGCCGAAGCGCACATGCGCCTGCACGCCGCTGAGCTCGCGGTGCGCGAGGCGGCGTGGCGGTACGACGCCGGAATGCCCTGCGGCGAGCAGGCGAACTCGGCGAAGTTCCTGGCCTCCGACGCGGCGTTCTTCGCCGCCGACCGGGCGATGCAGACGCACGGCGGATTCTCCTTCGCCAAGGAGTACAACGTCGGTCGCTACTGGACCGAGTCGCGGCTCATGAAGATCGCTCCTGTCTCACAGGAGATGGTCATGAACTACGTATCCGAGCATGTCCTCGGCCTGCCGCGTTCCTACTAA
- a CDS encoding ABC transporter permease, which produces MSVLPEPMANQPADTGVEARPARTVRLWHRLVRHRSFQVGSIGVLILAAVAIIGPLLVGDPDQTNYKNKLAAPSAMHWLGTDSNGRDLLSRAVHGAGVSFEAALIVFALTTVIGIGLGVPAGLMGGPFDIFVSRICDVMLGLPSLVLALAVVGALGPGFGNLVLAMSLTGWAGLAKLSRSLALSSRHRPDVLAARMAGIGRARIAVGHVLPGVFAHGLIAATLGLGETILGLAGLSFLGLGVQPPTAEWGSMLNEGRIDLNVAPWLLIGPGIGLVITVTAITLISDALRDCADVSELA; this is translated from the coding sequence ATGAGTGTCCTGCCCGAACCGATGGCGAACCAGCCGGCCGACACGGGCGTCGAAGCACGGCCGGCGCGAACCGTCCGGCTATGGCACCGCCTGGTCCGGCATCGCAGCTTCCAGGTCGGCTCGATCGGCGTGCTGATCCTTGCAGCGGTAGCGATTATCGGTCCGCTACTAGTCGGCGATCCGGACCAGACCAACTACAAGAACAAGCTGGCGGCTCCATCAGCGATGCACTGGCTCGGCACCGACTCCAACGGACGAGACCTATTGTCCCGCGCGGTGCACGGCGCGGGCGTGTCCTTCGAGGCGGCACTCATCGTCTTCGCCCTGACGACCGTGATCGGCATCGGACTCGGTGTGCCGGCCGGTCTGATGGGTGGCCCGTTCGACATTTTCGTCAGCAGGATCTGCGATGTCATGCTCGGGCTGCCCTCCCTAGTGCTGGCGCTCGCGGTCGTCGGTGCCCTCGGTCCAGGGTTCGGCAATCTGGTGCTGGCGATGTCGCTCACTGGCTGGGCCGGCCTCGCCAAACTCTCCCGGAGCCTCGCGCTCAGCTCCCGACATCGACCCGACGTACTGGCAGCAAGGATGGCCGGCATCGGCCGCGCGAGAATCGCGGTCGGTCACGTGCTGCCCGGCGTATTCGCGCACGGCCTGATTGCCGCGACCCTCGGACTCGGCGAGACGATCCTCGGGCTGGCCGGACTGTCATTTCTCGGGCTCGGAGTGCAGCCGCCGACCGCCGAGTGGGGCAGCATGCTCAACGAGGGCCGGATCGATCTTAACGTCGCGCCGTGGTTATTGATCGGGCCCGGAATCGGACTGGTTATCACCGTCACCGCGATCACGCTGATCAGTGACGCGTTGCGCGACTGCGCCGACGTCAGCGAGCTAGCATGA
- a CDS encoding (2Fe-2S)-binding protein, whose protein sequence is MTDQPTPEQILSRMLAALPQSEHGSLICGAGSTEIRATAVLDDAWLREQIRLRGLIWGIDDPFILGTLWWYSASNWLALPMIASSFLTGTALSARLDDVLLHHQGDSRIPGARSTRLAEGDGTAELADALGAAIDRVAAIAGKGERRLWSVAVDAIAGRYLWAGRATGRVTEATEAAQEVVARLPRSLPVPRFTEVELAGVGGNRLRETFVRRGSCCLLYQVDDKDKCSTCPRQRPAERLTRLEEVTRRRAG, encoded by the coding sequence GTGACCGATCAGCCGACTCCAGAACAGATCCTGAGCAGGATGTTGGCAGCCCTGCCCCAGAGCGAACATGGGAGCTTGATCTGCGGCGCGGGGTCGACCGAGATCCGCGCGACCGCCGTCCTCGATGACGCTTGGCTACGCGAACAGATCCGGCTGCGCGGACTGATCTGGGGAATCGACGATCCGTTCATCCTCGGCACTCTCTGGTGGTACTCGGCGAGCAACTGGCTCGCACTTCCCATGATTGCCAGCTCATTTCTGACCGGTACGGCGCTCAGTGCTCGTCTCGACGACGTACTGCTGCACCATCAGGGCGATAGCCGGATACCCGGCGCGCGCTCGACGCGGTTGGCCGAGGGCGATGGCACCGCCGAACTGGCGGACGCACTCGGTGCGGCGATCGATCGGGTCGCAGCCATCGCCGGTAAGGGCGAGCGACGACTGTGGTCCGTCGCGGTCGACGCAATCGCCGGTCGCTATCTCTGGGCCGGCCGCGCGACCGGAAGAGTCACCGAAGCGACCGAGGCGGCGCAAGAGGTGGTCGCGCGCCTACCGCGGTCGCTACCTGTTCCGCGCTTCACCGAAGTCGAGTTGGCCGGCGTCGGCGGCAATCGGCTGCGCGAGACGTTCGTACGCCGCGGGTCGTGTTGCCTGCTCTACCAAGTCGACGACAAGGACAAATGCTCCACGTGCCCACGCCAAAGACCGGCGGAACGGCTGACGCGGCTCGAGGAAGTCACCCGGCGACGGGCCGGCTGA
- a CDS encoding aconitate hydratase: protein MMAEQVVGPQNVAQKLISSHLVSGEMTPGSEIGLKIDQTLTQDATGTMVMLELEALGLDRIQTQLSAQYVDHNLLQTDEKNPEDHLFLRSAAQRFGLWFSKPGNGVSHPVHQARFGVPGTTMIGSDSHTPAAGAIGMLSIGVGGLEVAMAMAGDPLYIQMPEIWGVELTGELPPWVSAKDVILEMLRRHDVKGGVGRIVEYYGPGLANLTAMDRHVIANMGAELGATTTVFPGDEAVREFLTSQDRAGDFVEILADEGATYDVTESIDMSTLEPLIAKPSSPGNVVPVREVAGEEVFQIVVGSSANPGLRDFAVVAEILEGKQTHDQVSVDINPTSREIFEDLAKGGWLFKLISSGARIHQAGCMGCIGMGQAPAIGRNSLRTVPRNFPGRSGTDEDAVWLCSPETAAAAALTGVITDPRDLDMDYPRPSLPKQASVNTAMLLPPLPAEEAAKVELVKGGNIKSLPDFDPLPDDLEVPVMLKVGDNMSTDGIMPAGSRVLPYRSNIPKISEFVYIQVDDTYAKRAAAEDGGHAIIAGENYGQGSSREHAVLAPRYLGLRVVVTKSFARIHWQNLANFGVLALEFANPSDYDSIEQGDTVKLTGIPEQLKAGNKVMATLAGREVELRHRLSPRQVEMVIAGGRIPQRRQSLAG, encoded by the coding sequence ATGATGGCGGAACAAGTCGTGGGGCCACAGAACGTCGCACAAAAGCTGATCAGCAGTCACCTAGTGTCTGGCGAGATGACGCCGGGCAGCGAGATTGGTCTGAAGATTGACCAGACCCTCACCCAGGACGCGACTGGCACGATGGTGATGTTGGAGCTCGAGGCACTCGGGCTGGACCGCATCCAGACGCAGCTTTCCGCGCAGTACGTCGACCACAACCTCCTGCAGACCGACGAGAAGAACCCGGAAGATCACCTATTTCTGCGTTCTGCTGCCCAGCGGTTCGGGCTCTGGTTTTCCAAGCCCGGCAACGGGGTGTCGCATCCGGTGCACCAGGCGCGGTTCGGCGTACCCGGTACGACGATGATCGGCTCGGACTCGCACACCCCGGCCGCTGGCGCGATCGGGATGCTGTCGATCGGCGTCGGCGGTCTCGAGGTCGCGATGGCGATGGCTGGAGACCCGCTATATATCCAGATGCCGGAAATTTGGGGCGTCGAGCTGACTGGTGAACTCCCGCCGTGGGTGTCGGCGAAGGACGTCATTCTCGAGATGCTTCGTCGGCACGACGTCAAGGGCGGCGTGGGCCGGATTGTGGAGTACTACGGTCCGGGTCTGGCCAATCTGACCGCGATGGACCGGCACGTCATCGCCAACATGGGCGCCGAGCTCGGCGCGACCACCACGGTCTTTCCGGGTGACGAGGCCGTGCGCGAATTCCTTACGTCGCAAGATCGCGCGGGCGACTTCGTCGAGATCCTCGCCGACGAGGGTGCGACGTACGACGTCACCGAGAGTATCGATATGTCGACACTTGAGCCGCTCATCGCGAAGCCGTCGTCGCCGGGCAACGTCGTACCGGTGCGTGAGGTCGCCGGCGAAGAGGTGTTCCAGATCGTGGTCGGCTCCTCCGCTAACCCCGGACTGCGCGACTTTGCCGTGGTGGCAGAGATCTTGGAAGGCAAGCAGACTCACGATCAGGTGTCCGTCGATATAAACCCCACCTCCCGGGAGATCTTCGAGGACCTCGCGAAGGGTGGCTGGTTGTTTAAGCTGATCTCGTCTGGCGCGCGGATCCACCAGGCTGGCTGTATGGGATGTATCGGTATGGGCCAAGCGCCCGCGATCGGCCGCAACAGCCTGCGCACGGTGCCGCGCAACTTCCCCGGACGCTCAGGTACGGACGAAGACGCCGTCTGGCTCTGCTCGCCGGAGACTGCCGCTGCGGCCGCGCTGACGGGCGTCATTACCGATCCGCGGGACCTCGACATGGACTACCCGCGGCCGTCTCTTCCCAAGCAGGCCAGTGTTAATACCGCGATGCTCCTTCCGCCGCTGCCGGCCGAGGAGGCGGCGAAGGTCGAGCTAGTCAAGGGCGGCAACATCAAGTCGTTGCCGGACTTCGACCCGCTTCCCGATGACCTCGAAGTCCCGGTCATGCTGAAGGTCGGCGACAACATGTCGACCGACGGCATCATGCCTGCGGGCTCCCGCGTGTTGCCGTATCGCAGCAATATCCCGAAAATCTCCGAATTCGTCTACATCCAGGTTGACGACACGTATGCCAAACGTGCCGCGGCCGAGGACGGTGGGCACGCAATCATCGCAGGCGAGAACTACGGACAGGGCTCGTCGCGTGAGCACGCCGTACTCGCGCCTCGCTACCTCGGGCTACGCGTGGTCGTGACGAAGTCGTTCGCGCGGATTCACTGGCAGAATCTCGCCAACTTCGGCGTACTTGCGCTGGAGTTCGCCAACCCGAGCGACTACGACTCCATCGAGCAAGGGGACACCGTCAAGCTGACGGGTATTCCGGAGCAGCTCAAGGCTGGTAACAAGGTCATGGCCACGCTCGCGGGCCGAGAGGTAGAGCTACGGCACCGGCTCTCGCCACGCCAGGTCGAGATGGTGATCGCCGGCGGTCGCATTCCGCAGCGTCGTCAGAGCCTCGCCGGCTAG
- a CDS encoding ABC transporter permease: protein MLVALSKRVGIALATLLVASIIVWCLLLLAPGDPATGILHARGILEPDPAQIAAMRVELGLNGNPVVRYLDWLWAAVHGDFGLSWKSGRPVMEEFATRLPATLRLATVAMCMAIAMAVVMGTIAAAAPRRWPDSVVRVVSLAMVIVPGFLVGLFVLNILVLKLDLGVIISDGSWRTVGWPALTLALGSAGYWTRVLRASILEARSAPYMEVCRARGASPVRQLLVHAVPNAIAPFLTIVGLGAAAVLGGAPIIESVYTWPGIGAFTVQAINARNVPVVVAFTMIAVTVYVVASLLIDLLLAMIDPRLRHGNFRRRRTTTATVTDSGTTTAADINRSAEASV, encoded by the coding sequence GTGCTGGTCGCCCTTAGCAAGAGGGTAGGGATCGCGCTCGCCACGTTGTTGGTCGCGAGCATTATTGTCTGGTGCCTCTTGCTATTGGCGCCGGGCGATCCAGCCACCGGGATCCTGCACGCACGCGGAATCCTTGAGCCGGACCCGGCCCAGATCGCCGCGATGCGCGTCGAGCTCGGGCTCAACGGCAATCCGGTTGTTCGATATCTTGACTGGCTCTGGGCCGCCGTACACGGAGACTTCGGGCTTTCGTGGAAGTCGGGCCGACCGGTAATGGAAGAGTTCGCGACTCGGTTGCCGGCAACACTGCGGCTCGCGACCGTGGCGATGTGTATGGCAATCGCGATGGCCGTCGTCATGGGGACCATCGCCGCTGCGGCACCGCGACGGTGGCCGGACTCCGTTGTGCGGGTGGTCAGTCTCGCGATGGTGATCGTGCCCGGGTTCCTCGTAGGGCTGTTCGTGCTCAATATCCTCGTGCTCAAACTCGACCTGGGTGTGATCATCTCGGACGGCTCGTGGCGCACGGTCGGATGGCCGGCGCTGACCCTGGCGCTGGGTTCGGCCGGCTACTGGACTCGGGTGCTGCGCGCCTCGATCCTCGAGGCCCGGTCGGCGCCGTACATGGAGGTCTGTCGAGCTCGCGGCGCATCACCGGTGCGCCAGCTGCTCGTGCACGCCGTACCAAACGCGATCGCGCCATTCCTCACGATCGTCGGTCTTGGTGCGGCCGCAGTGCTCGGCGGCGCGCCGATCATCGAGAGCGTCTACACGTGGCCAGGCATAGGCGCATTTACCGTCCAGGCGATTAACGCGCGCAACGTGCCGGTGGTCGTCGCGTTCACGATGATCGCCGTGACGGTGTACGTCGTCGCCAGCCTGCTGATCGACCTCCTGCTGGCGATGATCGATCCACGTCTTCGGCACGGCAACTTCCGCCGCCGGCGCACCACCACCGCTACCGTCACCGATTCCGGCACCACGACCGCCGCCGACATCAACCGGTCCGCCGAGGCCTCCGTATGA